TCTTCCACGGCGTCTCGCAGTTGCGCGGGATCGTCTTCTTCGGCCTCGCCGGCGCCGCCGTGCTCGGCGTCGGCGCGATCTTCGGCGCGGGCGGTTTGAAGCGCGCCGGGACGACGATGGTCGTCGCCGTGCTCGTTTCGGCGCTCGCCGTCTGCGTGCTGAAGCCGATCGTCGCCCGGCCCGGACCCGAGGGATGGGGCGACCAGACGGGCGAGTCGTGGATCGAGCGGCGCTGGGGGCGTTTCCCCTCCGGCCACACGGCGGCGGCCTTTTCCGCGGCGGCCGGGCTCGCTTCGGTCTACCCGGCGACGGCGCCGATCGGGTACGCGCTCGGCGGCGTCGTGGCCTACGAGCGGATCTACCGCAAGGTCCACTACCCGTCGGACTGCCTCGCCGGCGCCTGGCTCGGCGTGCTCGCCGCGCGCTGGGCGGCGCGCCGCTGCGGCGGCGGAACGAAGGGACGGAAGTGACGCGAAGCCGGCGTGCGGCGCCGGCGCGCGCGGTCCGCGGCGCCGGCGTCGCGCACGGTCGGCGCCCGTCGCGGGCGACGTGGGCGCGGCCTTTGGGGCGTCTCGGCGCGGTCCTCTTCGCCGCGGCGCTCGCGTTCGTCGGCGTCTCGTTCGGCGCGGAGAA
The DNA window shown above is from bacterium and carries:
- a CDS encoding phosphatase PAP2 family protein is translated as MASKGGRGAARRRALALTAAGLLVLALLFFVLDQPIASWISSTRTPWLTSFFHGVSQLRGIVFFGLAGAAVLGVGAIFGAGGLKRAGTTMVVAVLVSALAVCVLKPIVARPGPEGWGDQTGESWIERRWGRFPSGHTAAAFSAAAGLASVYPATAPIGYALGGVVAYERIYRKVHYPSDCLAGAWLGVLAARWAARRCGGGTKGRK